Proteins encoded by one window of Salvia splendens isolate huo1 chromosome 14, SspV2, whole genome shotgun sequence:
- the LOC121764182 gene encoding predicted GPI-anchored protein 58 — MGKKKWAKKQTGEKTPSTRREETPESHPPLGERPPNPQPQEPIPQAPAMVSLNALAEFLRQQDPNRDWATALAGFSQVGGKLSTTGEAPAVPAAEPIVQPIVQPPTSIPISSAIPPERESPSATTPPEPSEPSQTPQQSDSMDIDPISAYYESDSRELQRGE; from the coding sequence ATGGGAAAAAAGAAATGGGCAAAGAAACAAACCGGTGAGAAAACCCCTTcaacccgcagggaagaaaCCCCAGAATCGCATCCACCACTTGGAGAGCGGCCGCCGAACCCGCAACCACAGGAGCCGATTCCTCAGGCTCCGGCGATGGTTTCTTTGAACGCACTGGCGGAGTTCCTCAGACAGCAGGACCCGAATAGAGATTGGGCGACTGCGTTGGCAGGTTTTAGCCAAGTCGGGGGTAAATTGAGCACAACCGGAGAAGCCCCGGCAGTACCTGCAGCAGAACCGATCGTGCAGCCCATAGTACAAccacccacttccattccgatTTCCTCAGCaattccaccagaaagagaATCTCCCTCGGCGACCACACCGCCAGAGCCCTCGGAaccctcccaaactccacaaCAAAGTGACTCGATGGATATTGATCCCATCTCCGCCTACTACGAGTCTGACTCAAGGGAACTGCAGAGAGGAGAATGA